The following are encoded together in the Blautia obeum ATCC 29174 genome:
- a CDS encoding N-6 DNA methylase: MAKKKTTEKALNIDNILFNCRDYLRAARNSGSFFEKRDMMLTLVFLRFIGEKYEDGIENLKQTLKEQGLDPEDENIRAAFFDDATFADGTYNLPPEARWSTIISTPAPQLNVALDTALQRLEEEDPQLKGCFVKGTFTARNLAANDIKKIVDEVNKISHKTFGEEKDLIGRVYEYFLKEFAVNATKEEGEFYTPHDVVQLIATMIEPYDGTLYDPCCGSGGMFIQSAELVKSKQGNLNGINVYGQEKEPATYRLAKMNLALRGISHNLGEEADSSFTHDLHKGLHFNYIMANPPFNLKGWYNDNLKNDGRWSDYQTPPESNANYAWILHILSHLKKTDGVAGFLLANGALNDSDTLEIRKELIQNDKIEAIVVLPRELFITTDISVTLWILNQNKKGGKYHGRNLRNREHEILFMDLRQWTENAVKGESKKKVRLDTEQIEKAADIYHTWQCEETDGAAYEIPELYRGVCINEIESKGWALTPSKYIEFIDHDLEIDYEKEMARIQSEMKEIMKLEKKSQQMLEDAFRGIGYGID, translated from the coding sequence ATGGCTAAGAAGAAAACAACGGAAAAGGCATTGAACATAGATAATATTTTATTTAATTGTAGAGATTATTTGCGTGCGGCACGTAATTCTGGCTCATTCTTTGAAAAAAGAGATATGATGCTTACGCTAGTGTTCTTGAGGTTTATCGGCGAAAAGTATGAGGATGGAATTGAAAATCTAAAACAGACACTTAAAGAGCAGGGATTAGATCCGGAAGATGAGAACATTAGAGCAGCATTCTTTGATGATGCTACTTTTGCAGATGGTACATATAATTTACCACCAGAAGCAAGATGGTCGACTATTATCAGTACACCGGCACCACAGCTTAATGTTGCACTTGATACAGCTTTGCAAAGGCTTGAGGAAGAAGATCCACAGTTGAAAGGCTGTTTTGTTAAAGGAACATTTACAGCACGCAATTTAGCAGCTAATGATATAAAGAAAATTGTTGATGAAGTGAACAAAATCAGTCATAAGACATTTGGAGAGGAAAAAGACCTTATTGGTCGTGTATACGAATACTTTCTTAAGGAGTTTGCGGTAAATGCTACAAAGGAGGAAGGAGAATTTTATACACCTCATGACGTAGTTCAACTTATTGCAACGATGATTGAGCCTTATGATGGCACCTTATATGATCCTTGCTGTGGTTCGGGAGGAATGTTTATTCAGAGTGCTGAACTTGTAAAGTCAAAGCAGGGAAACTTAAATGGTATCAATGTATATGGTCAGGAAAAAGAACCGGCTACATATCGCCTTGCGAAAATGAATTTGGCTTTGCGTGGAATTAGCCATAATCTAGGAGAAGAAGCAGATTCATCATTTACACATGATTTACACAAGGGGTTGCACTTTAACTATATTATGGCAAATCCACCTTTTAATCTGAAGGGCTGGTATAATGACAATTTGAAAAATGACGGTCGTTGGTCTGACTATCAAACGCCACCTGAAAGCAACGCAAATTATGCATGGATTTTGCATATACTTTCACATTTGAAGAAAACTGATGGAGTAGCAGGATTCCTTCTTGCGAATGGTGCATTGAATGATAGCGATACATTGGAAATACGTAAGGAACTGATTCAGAATGATAAAATTGAGGCTATCGTTGTTCTGCCAAGAGAATTGTTTATTACTACAGATATCAGTGTTACTCTGTGGATTCTAAATCAGAATAAAAAAGGTGGAAAATACCATGGAAGAAATCTCCGAAACCGCGAGCATGAGATACTCTTTATGGATTTACGCCAATGGACAGAAAATGCTGTTAAGGGTGAGAGCAAAAAGAAAGTTCGGTTGGATACAGAACAAATTGAGAAGGCAGCAGATATTTATCACACATGGCAATGTGAGGAAACTGATGGAGCAGCCTATGAGATACCAGAACTTTACCGTGGTGTGTGCATTAATGAAATTGAAAGTAAAGGTTGGGCTCTTACACCAAGCAAATACATTGAGTTTATTGACCATGATTTAGAAATTGATTATGAAAAAGAAATGGCTCGTATTCAATCTGAAATGAAAGAGATTATGAAGCTGGAAAAGAAATCCCAGCAGATGTTGGAAGATGCATTTAGGGGGATTGGATATGGGATTGACTAA
- a CDS encoding restriction endonuclease subunit S, which translates to MGLTKYKFGELIELTNEKNANGLYGEDDAIGVNIDKIIMPMRGNLEKKDFSNFHLVPPRHFAYNPRGSRKLGIGFNDTEKTFIITFNDNVFRIKETAKKKILDTYLFMYLCRKEWDRYAEFISWGSSTEVFDWNIFCEEEIFLPPIQIQQKYVDVYNAMLENQKSYERGLDDLKLVCDAYIEELRKELPHKKLGNYIALCDEKNDDLVYGLDAVRGISIEKRFIYTKANMEGVSLKPYAVVKPDEFAYVTVTSRNGEKISLARNNSDETYICSSSYIVFKVDDTNTLLPAYLSMLFERSEFNRYSRFNSWGSARETFDWEEMKNVLIPIPNIEIQQDIVNIFEAYNTRRDINEKLKAQIKDICPILIKGSIEEARKAKEA; encoded by the coding sequence ATGGGATTGACTAAATATAAATTTGGTGAATTGATTGAATTAACAAATGAAAAAAATGCCAATGGATTATATGGTGAAGATGATGCAATAGGTGTAAACATCGATAAAATTATTATGCCAATGAGAGGAAATTTGGAGAAGAAAGATTTTTCAAATTTCCATTTAGTTCCACCAAGGCACTTTGCATACAATCCAAGAGGAAGTAGAAAACTCGGTATTGGTTTTAATGATACTGAAAAAACATTTATTATCACTTTTAATGACAATGTTTTTAGAATTAAGGAAACAGCAAAGAAAAAAATATTGGACACATATTTATTCATGTATTTATGTAGAAAAGAATGGGACAGATACGCAGAGTTTATTTCATGGGGAAGTTCCACTGAGGTTTTTGATTGGAATATATTTTGTGAAGAAGAAATTTTTCTTCCACCAATTCAAATCCAACAAAAATATGTAGATGTTTATAATGCTATGCTTGAAAATCAGAAAAGCTATGAGCGTGGATTGGATGATTTAAAACTCGTTTGTGATGCATATATTGAAGAACTTAGAAAAGAGCTGCCACATAAGAAGTTAGGAAATTATATCGCTCTTTGTGACGAAAAAAATGATGATTTAGTATATGGTTTAGACGCGGTACGCGGTATATCCATTGAAAAAAGATTCATATACACAAAGGCAAACATGGAAGGAGTATCTCTGAAACCATACGCAGTTGTAAAGCCAGATGAATTTGCATATGTTACAGTCACTTCAAGAAATGGAGAGAAAATATCACTTGCTAGAAACAATAGTGATGAAACATATATATGTTCCTCGTCGTATATTGTGTTCAAAGTAGATGACACAAATACGTTATTGCCTGCATATTTATCTATGCTGTTTGAAAGAAGTGAGTTTAATAGATATTCTCGATTTAATTCATGGGGAAGTGCGAGGGAAACTTTTGATTGGGAAGAAATGAAAAATGTTTTAATTCCGATTCCAAACATTGAAATTCAACAGGATATTGTAAATATTTTTGAGGCTTATAATACTCGTAGAGATATTAACGAAAAACTCAAAGCACAGATAAAAGATATCTGTCCTATTCTTATCAAAGGGTCTATAGAAGAGGCGAGAAAAGCAAAGGAGGCATAG
- a CDS encoding helix-turn-helix domain-containing protein — protein MAIRYNKLWKKLIDENMMKVDLRDQAGITTNALAKLGKNEHVSTQVLEKVCKVLHCEIQDIMEFVPDEEGEEK, from the coding sequence ATGGCAATCAGATATAACAAATTATGGAAGAAATTAATAGATGAAAATATGATGAAAGTTGACCTTAGAGATCAGGCAGGAATTACAACAAATGCACTGGCTAAACTAGGGAAGAATGAACATGTAAGTACGCAAGTTTTGGAAAAAGTATGTAAAGTATTGCATTGTGAGATACAGGATATCATGGAATTTGTTCCAGACGAGGAAGGGGAAGAAAAGTAA
- the guaA gene encoding glutamine-hydrolyzing GMP synthase → MKKELVIVIDFGGQYNQLVARRVRECNVYCEIYSYKTDLEKIKAMNPKGIILTGGPNSCYEADSPTYQKELFELGVPVLGLCYGAQLMMHVLGGKVEKADVSEYGKTELLVDKKDSSIFKNVSEKTIVWMSHTDYISKAAPGFEISAHTADCPVATAENAEKKLYAIQFHPEVLHSVEGKTMLSNFVLGVCGCAGDWKMDAFVEHTIKEIREKVGDGKVLLALSGGVDSSVAAGLLSRAIGKQLTCVFVDHGLLRKDEGDEVEGVFGPNGQFDLNFIRVNAQQRYYDKLAGVTEPEAKRKIIGEEFIRIFEEEAKKIGAVDFLAQGTIYPDVVESGLGGESAVIKSHHNVGGLPDFVDFKEIIEPLRDLFKDEVRKAGLELGIPERLVFRQPFPGPGLGIRIIGEVTEEKVRIVQDADFIYREEVDKAAADYKKEHGEEPSWMPNQYFAALTNMRSVGVMGDFRTYDYAVALRAVKTIDFMTAESAEIPYAVLNKVMNRIINEVKGVNRVFYDLTSKPPGTIEFE, encoded by the coding sequence TTGAAAAAAGAGTTAGTTATTGTTATTGATTTTGGCGGTCAGTACAATCAGCTGGTTGCAAGACGTGTCAGAGAATGTAACGTATATTGCGAAATCTATTCATACAAGACCGATCTTGAGAAGATTAAAGCGATGAATCCTAAGGGAATTATCCTTACCGGCGGCCCGAACAGCTGCTACGAAGCAGATTCACCGACTTATCAGAAGGAGCTGTTTGAACTTGGTGTTCCGGTTCTTGGACTTTGCTACGGCGCTCAGCTTATGATGCATGTCCTTGGCGGTAAAGTTGAAAAAGCAGATGTCAGCGAATATGGTAAGACAGAACTGCTGGTTGACAAAAAAGATTCCAGCATTTTCAAAAACGTATCAGAAAAAACAATCGTTTGGATGAGCCATACAGATTACATTTCCAAAGCGGCACCTGGATTTGAAATCTCTGCACATACAGCAGACTGCCCGGTAGCAACAGCAGAAAACGCAGAAAAGAAACTGTATGCAATTCAGTTCCATCCGGAAGTACTTCATTCTGTAGAAGGAAAGACAATGCTGTCCAACTTCGTACTGGGTGTATGTGGATGTGCCGGTGACTGGAAGATGGATGCTTTTGTTGAGCATACGATTAAGGAAATCCGCGAAAAAGTTGGCGATGGCAAAGTACTTCTTGCCCTGTCCGGTGGAGTTGATTCTTCTGTTGCAGCAGGTCTCCTTTCCAGAGCAATCGGAAAGCAGCTTACCTGCGTATTTGTAGATCATGGCCTTCTCCGCAAAGACGAAGGTGATGAAGTGGAAGGTGTATTCGGACCAAACGGACAGTTCGATTTGAATTTCATCCGTGTCAATGCGCAGCAGAGATACTATGATAAACTTGCCGGTGTAACAGAGCCGGAAGCAAAACGTAAGATCATCGGTGAAGAATTCATCCGAATTTTCGAAGAAGAGGCAAAGAAGATTGGAGCAGTGGATTTCCTTGCACAGGGAACTATTTATCCTGACGTTGTAGAGAGTGGTCTTGGCGGAGAATCTGCAGTGATCAAATCCCATCACAACGTAGGTGGTCTTCCGGATTTCGTAGATTTCAAAGAAATCATTGAGCCACTTCGTGATCTTTTCAAAGATGAAGTCCGTAAAGCCGGTCTGGAGCTTGGAATTCCGGAAAGACTGGTATTCCGTCAGCCATTCCCGGGACCGGGACTTGGTATCCGTATTATCGGAGAAGTGACCGAAGAAAAAGTACGCATCGTACAGGATGCAGATTTCATCTATCGTGAAGAAGTCGACAAAGCAGCCGCCGACTACAAGAAAGAACATGGAGAAGAACCATCCTGGATGCCGAACCAGTACTTCGCAGCGCTTACCAACATGCGAAGTGTAGGGGTTATGGGCGACTTCAGAACTTATGATTATGCAGTTGCACTTCGTGCAGTCAAGACTATCGACTTCATGACAGCAGAGTCCGCAGAGATTCCATATGCAGTGCTGAATAAGGTAATGAACCGTATCATCAATGAAGTTAAGGGTGTAAACCGCGTATTCTATGATCTGACCAGTAAGCCACCGGGAACGATCGAGTTTGAATAA